A region of Plantactinospora sp. BC1 DNA encodes the following proteins:
- a CDS encoding Type 1 glutamine amidotransferase-like domain-containing protein translates to MKLLLTSGGVTNPSIDSALVQLLGKPIAECHALCVPTALWGHPMCGPASVRGFVAAEPDWQHLSGLGWASLGVLELTALPTVDRERWVPWVRKADVLLVDGGDATYLCHWMRESGLADLLPSLPDTVWVGVSAGSMVMTPRIGSYFVEWPSAPDDRTLGVVDFSIFPHLDAFPTNTLVHAERWAAEIGNPAYAIDEQTAIKVVDGSVEVVSEGRWTKFG, encoded by the coding sequence TTGAAGCTCTTGCTCACCTCGGGCGGCGTCACGAACCCGAGCATCGACTCGGCGCTCGTGCAGCTCCTCGGCAAGCCGATCGCCGAGTGCCACGCGCTCTGCGTCCCGACCGCACTGTGGGGTCACCCGATGTGCGGCCCGGCATCGGTACGGGGTTTCGTGGCCGCCGAACCCGACTGGCAGCACCTGTCCGGCCTGGGCTGGGCGTCGCTCGGTGTACTCGAACTCACCGCACTGCCCACCGTCGACCGGGAGCGATGGGTGCCGTGGGTCCGGAAGGCCGACGTGCTCCTGGTCGACGGCGGCGACGCGACGTACCTGTGCCACTGGATGCGGGAGTCCGGGCTGGCCGACCTGCTGCCGTCGCTGCCCGACACGGTCTGGGTGGGAGTGAGTGCCGGCAGCATGGTGATGACCCCCCGAATCGGGTCGTACTTCGTCGAGTGGCCCTCCGCGCCGGACGACCGCACCCTGGGAGTCGTCGACTTCTCGATCTTCCCGCACCTGGACGCGTTCCCGACGAACACCCTGGTCCACGCGGAGCGGTGGGCCGCCGAGATCGGCAATCCGGCCTACGCCATCGACGAACAGACCGCCATCAAGGTCGTCGACGGCTCCGTCGAGGTGGTCTCCGAAGGGCGGTGGACGAAGTTCGGGTAG
- a CDS encoding low temperature requirement protein A produces MVAGRGAELLRSATTSGRATFLELFFDLAFVVALTRVSQRFADLGDDSGWTLVAGLGRTLLLFLALWLIWSHTIWITSRYEPERSVIQAVVVGTMFAALVMAVALPRALEERALPFTVAYLMVMVVRPLVVAVALRGHPRRLVPFRLAAWAAVSAPLWLVGALGPDWLRLPLWAAALAVDYLAWALGWPLPWLGAAAVGRWRIAGEHLAERHQQMFLIALGESIAIIAVVFSGVNYSAERAAAFTVAFATSALLWRIYFHRAGLLLTEALGRAGMPGQLGTASDRTHGLIVLSVLVTAVGYELVIAHPYGPLRPTWLLFVVGGPVLFLAARVWLDHQIFGRISRSRMVGLAVLLLVTAALARWSPMVGLSVVAGVLALVALLDAVRNRQRPPEELASPIGRGTPGSHGPEA; encoded by the coding sequence ATGGTGGCGGGACGCGGTGCCGAACTGCTGCGCTCTGCGACGACCTCGGGACGCGCCACCTTCCTGGAACTCTTCTTCGACCTGGCCTTCGTCGTCGCCCTCACCCGGGTCTCGCAGCGGTTCGCCGACCTCGGCGACGACTCCGGTTGGACGCTCGTCGCCGGGCTCGGTCGTACCCTGCTGCTGTTCCTGGCACTCTGGCTGATCTGGTCGCACACCATCTGGATCACCAGTCGCTACGAGCCGGAGCGGTCGGTCATTCAGGCGGTGGTGGTCGGCACCATGTTCGCCGCCCTGGTGATGGCGGTGGCGCTGCCGCGCGCCCTGGAGGAGCGGGCGTTGCCGTTCACCGTCGCGTACCTGATGGTGATGGTGGTGCGGCCGCTGGTGGTCGCCGTCGCGCTGCGTGGCCACCCACGCCGGCTGGTGCCGTTTCGGCTCGCCGCCTGGGCGGCGGTTTCCGCGCCGCTCTGGCTGGTCGGCGCGTTGGGCCCGGACTGGCTTCGCCTGCCGCTGTGGGCTGCCGCGCTCGCCGTGGACTATCTCGCCTGGGCCCTGGGCTGGCCGCTGCCGTGGCTCGGGGCCGCGGCGGTCGGTCGCTGGCGGATCGCCGGGGAGCACCTGGCCGAGCGGCACCAGCAGATGTTCCTCATCGCGCTCGGTGAGTCGATCGCGATCATCGCCGTCGTATTCAGCGGCGTGAACTACTCCGCGGAGCGCGCCGCCGCCTTCACGGTCGCCTTCGCCACCAGCGCGCTGCTGTGGCGGATCTACTTCCACCGCGCCGGTCTGTTGCTGACCGAGGCGTTGGGGCGGGCGGGTATGCCCGGCCAGTTGGGTACGGCATCGGATCGGACGCACGGGTTGATCGTGCTCAGCGTGCTCGTCACGGCGGTCGGCTACGAGTTGGTGATCGCGCACCCGTACGGGCCGCTGCGGCCGACGTGGCTGTTGTTCGTGGTGGGTGGTCCGGTGCTCTTCCTCGCCGCCCGGGTGTGGCTGGATCACCAGATCTTCGGCCGGATCTCCCGGTCCCGGATGGTCGGCTTGGCGGTCCTGCTGCTGGTCACGGCGGCGTTGGCCCGCTGGTCGCCGATGGTCGGACTGAGCGTGGTGGCCGGAGTGCTGGCCCTGGTCGCGCTGCTCGACGCGGTGCGGAATCGGCAACGGCCACCGGAGGAGCTCGCCTCGCCGATCGGCCGGGGGACGCCCGGCAGTCACGGACCCGAGGCATGA
- a CDS encoding Fur family transcriptional regulator — protein MLRGAALRVTRPRVAVLSAVHDRPHADTDSIIGVVREDLGEVSRQAVYDILHALTAAGLLRRFEPTGSVARYETRTGDNHHHLVCQSCGAIVDVDGAAGYTACLTPPDGSGYRIDEAEVVYWGRCARCVAAASAAPDDGSHTPPARHDRPDNLGPKQPTARANS, from the coding sequence ATGCTGCGGGGGGCCGCGCTACGGGTGACGCGCCCCCGGGTCGCCGTGCTCTCCGCGGTACACGACCGTCCGCACGCCGACACGGATTCGATCATCGGTGTCGTCCGCGAAGATCTTGGTGAGGTCTCCCGCCAGGCCGTCTACGACATCCTGCACGCGCTCACCGCCGCGGGTCTGCTGCGGCGATTCGAGCCGACGGGCTCGGTGGCGCGCTACGAGACGCGGACCGGGGACAACCACCACCATCTCGTCTGTCAGTCCTGCGGGGCCATCGTCGACGTCGACGGCGCGGCCGGCTACACCGCCTGCCTGACCCCACCCGACGGGTCCGGCTACCGGATCGACGAGGCCGAGGTCGTCTATTGGGGCAGGTGCGCCAGATGTGTCGCGGCGGCCTCCGCCGCGCCCGACGACGGATCGCACACGCCGCCCGCCCGGCACGACCGCCCGGACAATCTTGGACCCAAGCAACCAACGGCACGAGCAAACAGTTAG
- a CDS encoding YciI family protein: protein MPRYLLSVHGTAERTEPGTHPQHEAMPEAVVDTGAFDERLRRDGHLVFAGGLEPATTATTVDGQGGRPVFTDGPYLDTPEHLGGFWVVEAADLDVALALAVEGSKACRGRVEVRPFRTAESVPALPTP from the coding sequence GTGCCCAGGTATCTGCTGTCCGTCCACGGGACGGCCGAGCGCACCGAGCCGGGCACCCACCCGCAGCACGAGGCGATGCCGGAGGCGGTCGTCGACACCGGCGCCTTCGACGAGAGGCTTCGGCGGGACGGTCACCTCGTCTTCGCCGGCGGCCTGGAGCCCGCGACGACCGCCACCACCGTCGACGGGCAGGGCGGGAGACCGGTCTTCACCGACGGGCCCTACCTGGATACGCCGGAACACCTCGGCGGCTTCTGGGTGGTCGAGGCGGCCGACCTCGACGTGGCGCTGGCGCTCGCCGTCGAGGGGTCGAAGGCGTGTCGCGGCAGGGTCGAGGTGCGGCCCTTCCGCACCGCGGAATCCGTACCAGCGCTGCCGACGCCGTGA
- a CDS encoding YciI family protein, whose translation MPEYLITFNDEWVPEHTAEQLAEKATAARAVVDEMLAEDVLIFSNGALDRSTAICGVESVDGKPVFTDGPYVETKEHLGGFAVVDVPDDETARYWAGRLATVLDWPQEVHRFPRPGRARRTGSGAE comes from the coding sequence ATGCCGGAGTACCTGATCACTTTCAACGACGAGTGGGTGCCTGAGCACACGGCGGAGCAGTTGGCCGAGAAGGCCACGGCCGCCCGGGCCGTGGTCGACGAGATGCTGGCGGAGGACGTCCTGATCTTCAGCAACGGCGCGCTCGACCGGTCCACCGCAATCTGCGGTGTCGAGTCGGTCGACGGCAAGCCCGTCTTCACCGACGGGCCGTACGTGGAGACCAAGGAGCACCTCGGCGGCTTCGCCGTCGTGGACGTACCCGACGACGAGACGGCGCGATACTGGGCCGGCCGGCTCGCCACCGTGCTCGACTGGCCGCAGGAGGTGCACCGGTTCCCCCGTCCCGGGCGGGCCCGGCGCACCGGCTCCGGGGCGGAGTGA
- a CDS encoding DUF998 domain-containing protein, whose product MSLATTTVGASAEPATDGRPAPSRRTVVLLAAGVLAGPLFLATTLVQFAAKADVDPRIHPLSMLSLGAAGWIQIANFIVAGLLILASAAGLRRMLHGSPAGTWGPILIAVYGAALLMGGVLVVDPGHGYPAGAPAGPPEELSWHGMLHILANPLMGLALVVAALVFGYRFRRTDRRGWAAVSHGTAVAYLGLTVVGMVIPDYRVMLAGGALGWLWASATTGQILAARPRRPVSPAAGRAR is encoded by the coding sequence ATGTCCCTGGCCACCACCACCGTCGGCGCCTCGGCCGAACCCGCGACGGACGGACGTCCAGCGCCGTCCCGGCGTACCGTCGTCCTGCTCGCGGCGGGCGTGCTCGCCGGCCCGCTCTTCCTCGCCACGACCCTCGTCCAGTTCGCGGCGAAGGCCGACGTCGACCCGAGGATCCACCCCCTGAGCATGCTCAGCCTGGGCGCGGCGGGATGGATCCAGATCGCCAACTTCATCGTGGCCGGCCTGCTGATACTCGCCTCGGCGGCGGGCCTGCGCCGAATGCTGCATGGCAGCCCGGCCGGCACCTGGGGCCCGATCCTCATCGCCGTCTACGGGGCGGCGCTGCTGATGGGTGGCGTCCTCGTCGTCGACCCCGGCCACGGCTATCCGGCCGGTGCGCCCGCCGGGCCGCCCGAAGAGCTGAGCTGGCATGGCATGCTGCACATTCTCGCCAACCCGCTGATGGGGCTGGCGCTGGTCGTTGCCGCCCTCGTCTTCGGGTACCGCTTCCGGCGCACCGACCGACGTGGGTGGGCCGCGGTGAGCCACGGCACCGCCGTCGCCTACCTCGGGTTGACCGTCGTCGGGATGGTGATCCCCGACTACCGGGTCATGCTTGCCGGGGGTGCCCTCGGCTGGCTGTGGGCCTCGGCGACGACCGGACAGATCCTGGCCGCGCGACCTCGTCGGCCGGTCAGTCCTGCGGCAGGGCGGGCGCGCTAG
- a CDS encoding RNA polymerase sigma factor, translating into MTGPTVEQAIIRAHQQEWARVVADLARRCGDLDVAEEATAEAFAAAAERWPRDGVPPNPGGWLATTARRKAIDWLRRESQRDAKHQAARIVYDDTPAEPTGPVEDVRLRLVFTCCHPALAMESRVALTLRLVGGLTVAEIARAFLVQETAMARRITRAKTKIKAAHIPYRVPSAADIRERLAGVLAVVYLIFNEGYLAGAGDDPVRVDLTDRAIQLGRLLRTLLPDDGEVAGLLALMLLTDARRPARLSRSGELATLDEQDRGAWDRTLIAEGRALVRERIEAVAAGGDPAGRYQLQAAINAVHTEARSARDTNWPAIVALYGRMVLIDPSPIVRLNRAVAVAEVDGAGAGLAEIDRLAEVLDGYHAFHAARADLLRRLGRGGEARAAYDRAIGLAGNRAERAYLTRRRDQLAG; encoded by the coding sequence GTGACCGGTCCCACCGTCGAGCAGGCGATCATCCGTGCCCACCAGCAGGAGTGGGCGCGGGTGGTCGCCGACCTCGCCCGCCGGTGCGGCGACCTCGACGTCGCCGAGGAGGCGACGGCCGAGGCGTTCGCGGCGGCCGCGGAGCGGTGGCCGCGCGACGGCGTACCGCCCAACCCCGGCGGTTGGCTCGCCACCACCGCGAGACGCAAGGCGATCGATTGGCTCCGTCGCGAGTCACAGCGCGACGCCAAACACCAGGCGGCCCGAATCGTGTACGACGACACCCCTGCGGAACCGACCGGCCCGGTCGAGGACGTCCGGCTCAGACTGGTCTTCACCTGCTGCCACCCGGCGCTCGCGATGGAGTCCCGGGTGGCGCTCACCCTGCGTCTGGTCGGCGGCCTCACCGTCGCCGAGATCGCCCGCGCCTTCCTGGTCCAGGAGACCGCGATGGCGCGCCGGATCACCCGCGCCAAGACGAAGATCAAGGCGGCACACATTCCCTACCGGGTACCGTCGGCCGCCGACATCCGCGAGCGGCTCGCCGGCGTACTCGCGGTCGTCTACCTCATCTTCAACGAGGGCTACCTGGCCGGTGCGGGGGACGACCCGGTACGCGTCGACCTCACCGACCGGGCGATCCAGCTCGGCCGGCTGCTCCGGACCCTCCTCCCGGACGACGGCGAGGTGGCCGGCCTGCTCGCCCTGATGCTGCTCACCGACGCCCGGCGACCGGCGCGGCTGTCCCGCAGCGGAGAGTTGGCGACCCTCGACGAGCAGGATCGCGGCGCGTGGGACCGTACCCTCATCGCCGAAGGCAGGGCCCTGGTTCGGGAGCGGATCGAGGCGGTGGCGGCCGGCGGTGACCCAGCCGGGCGCTACCAGTTGCAGGCCGCGATCAACGCGGTCCACACGGAGGCCCGGTCCGCCCGAGACACCAACTGGCCCGCGATCGTCGCCCTCTACGGCCGGATGGTGCTGATCGACCCCTCGCCGATCGTGCGGCTCAACCGCGCGGTCGCGGTCGCCGAGGTCGACGGCGCCGGGGCCGGGCTCGCCGAGATCGACCGGCTCGCCGAGGTACTCGACGGTTACCACGCCTTCCACGCCGCCCGCGCCGACCTGCTGCGGCGACTCGGGCGCGGCGGCGAGGCGCGGGCGGCGTACGACCGGGCCATCGGGCTGGCCGGCAACCGCGCGGAGCGGGCCTACCTGACCCGCCGCCGCGACCAGCTCGCCGGCTGA